A single region of the Glycine max cultivar Williams 82 chromosome 20, Glycine_max_v4.0, whole genome shotgun sequence genome encodes:
- the LOC106797642 gene encoding uncharacterized mitochondrial protein AtMg00810-like gives MEKCKEALTPMGTSTYLDLDEIGKSVDESRYRGMIGSLLYLTGSQLDIMLSVCLCARYQSNPKESHLTTIKRIIKYLKGTTNVGLWYPKGTSLNLIGFSDSDSKGCKLDRKSTSGTCHLLGSSLVSWNCKKQACVALSTAEVECIAVGS, from the coding sequence ATGGAAAAATGCAAAGAAGCATTAACTCCAATGGGAACATCAACCTATCTTGACTTAGATGAGATAGGTAAATCAGTGGATGAGTCAAGgtatagaggtatgattggtTCACTTCTTTACTTAACTGGAAGTCAACTAGATATTATGCTTAGTGTTTGCTTGTGTGCAAGGTATCAGTCTAATCCGAAGGAATCTCACTTGACAACTATTAAAAGGATCATTAAGTACCTTAAGGGCACAACCAATGTTGGTTTGTGGTATCCCAAAGGTACCTCCTTAAATCTAATTGGATTTTCAGACTCTGATTCTAAAGGGTGCAAACTAGATAGGAAAAGCACAAGTGGGACATGCCATCTATTGGGAAGCTCTCTTGTATCTTGGAATTGCAAGAAACAAGCCTGTGTAGCATTATCCACTGCAGAAGTTGAATGCATTGCAGTTGGAAGTTGA